Proteins encoded together in one Tripterygium wilfordii isolate XIE 37 chromosome 14, ASM1340144v1, whole genome shotgun sequence window:
- the LOC120014306 gene encoding protein SRG1-like, whose product MEQKLPRLGGSLLVPSVQELAKEPLKTLPTRYVRTDLDHPLTSSDTTTIPQQIPVIDMNMFKSEEFMNSELEKFHNACKEWGFFQLLNHGVSEELVEKVKKQVQEFFDLPMEEKKKCWQQPGDLEGFGQAFVVSEEQKLDWADMFYIITLPIQLRNPHLFAKLPLPLRDTLEAYSRDLKNLAMEILSFMAKALKMEPNDMKLLFEEGMQGMRMNYYPPCPQPDLVIGLTPHSDSVGLTILLQVNEMEGLQIKKDGIWVPVKPLPNAFIVNIGDVSEIVTNGVYQSVEHRAMVNSVKERLSIATFYGPKLDSDIGPAPSLVSPENPPMFCRIGTADYFKGYLSRELSGKSYLDVMRISK is encoded by the exons ATGGAGCAAAAGCTACCAAGGCTAGGGGGTTCTCTGCTGGTTCCAAGCGTTCAAGAGCTGGCAAAGGAGCCCCTCAAAACATTACCAACCAGATATGTCCGAACCGATCTAGACCATCCATTGACTTCGTCAGATACCACAACTATACCGCAGCAGATCCCTGTCATCGACATGAACATGTTCAAGTCCGAAGAATTCATGAATTCAGAGCTCGAAAAGTTTCACAATGCATGCAAAGAGTGGGGTTTCTTTCAG TTACTAAATCATGGAGTAAGTGAGGAATTGGTGGAGAAAGTGAAGAAACAAGTTCAAGAATTCTTCGACCTTCCaatggaagagaagaagaagtgttGGCAACAGCCCGGTGACTTGGAAGGATTTGGTCAGGCCTTTGTTGTCTCTGAAGAGCAAAAGCTTGATTGGGCTGATATGTTCTACATAATCACTCTTCCAATCCAATTGAGAAACCCCCATCTGTTCGCTAAGCTTCCTCTTCCCCTCAG GGATACCTTGGAGGCTTATTCAAGAGACTTGAAAAACCTGGCCATGGAAATACTCAGTTTCATGGCAAAAGCACTAAAAATGGAACCTAATGACATGAAGTTACTGTTTGAAGAAGGAATGCAGGGGATGAGGATGAACTACTATCCTCCATGCCCACAACCAGACCTTGTGATTGGACTCACCCCCCACTCTGATTCTGTTGGCCTCACAATACTTCtccaagtaaatgaaatggagGGCCTACAGATCAAGAAAGATGGGATCTGGGTTCCTGTTAAACCACTACCTAATGCTTTCATAGTCAACATTGGAGACGTTTCAGAG ATTGTAACCAATGGAGTCTACCAAAGCGTTGAACACCGAGCGATGGTTAATTCGGTGAAGGAGAGGCTTTCCATTGCCACATTTTATGGTCCGAAGCTGGACTCAGATATTGGTCCAGCACCGAGCCTTGTTAGTCCAGAGAACCCTCCAATGTTTTGCAGAATAGGAACTGCAGACTACTTCAAGGGTTATCTTTCTCGCGAACTTAGTGGGAAATCGTACTTGGATGTCATGAGGATTTCAAAGTAA
- the LOC120014717 gene encoding eukaryotic translation initiation factor 4E-1-like yields MGVEEIPTATEEQTNPENPPNDDDTEEGEIVGEEDSSIKKSAEIPLQQHPLEHSWTFWFDNLSAKSKQAAWGSSMLSIYTFATVEEFWR; encoded by the coding sequence ATGGGGGTCGAAGAAATACCAACTGCGACAGAGGAACAAACGAACCCTGAGAACCCACCAAATGATGACGACACCGAGGAAGGCGAGATCGTCGGAGAGGAGGACTCGTCGATCAAGAAATCAGCTGAAATTCCCCTCCAGCAGCACCCGCTCGAGCACTCTTGGACTTTCTGGTTTGATAATCTCTCGGCAAAGTCGAAGCAGGCCGCCTGGGGTAGCTCTATGCTCTCAATCTACACCTTTGCGACTGTTGAAGAGTTTTGGAGGTGA